From Chiloscyllium punctatum isolate Juve2018m chromosome 39, sChiPun1.3, whole genome shotgun sequence, one genomic window encodes:
- the LOC140463976 gene encoding QRFP-like peptide receptor, whose translation MNVTPSSLELLGGFPRNFSLFSPSSNLSFWETVHLNINLLFSGYEPATIVLGVIYTLSFITGLVGNVMALRALTRKRRNRLAGAAATRSLLVNLATCDTMVVCICMPVTLGHQVYNAWVFGDFMCRAVPFVQAVAVSASVLSLAVISLNRYYSVHSPLHARAFFTWRRICYMIAGVWLLSSGLCMPLIFMNQTDELVLLDGRLTIPVCTESWSSLTLRQGYNFLLFCALYGFPVLFNLLICFLTARRLWSNQDRFQEGNKRQLVASSSRLKTRKKIVKMVVALVLLFTLSWLPFYVIDIWIDFSVPDAQPDGAHQDWVLHVRSFAQWLGLTNSSLNPLCYCFMGNLCRSVKRIKKSYRERISSTLNLNMSQTPSNSSMLLGYRAANDIPKTDFTNWAGGPTLSKGESGSSGTMCETAFE comes from the coding sequence ATGAATGTGACTCCATCCAGTTTAGAATTACTTGGAGGGTTTCCCAGGAACttctccctattctctcccagtaGCAACCTGAGCTTTTGGGAGACTGTCCATTTAAACATCAACCTGCTGTTCTCGGGTTATGAACCCGCCACCATTGTCTTGGGGGTGATCTACACTCTGTCCTTCATCACTGGGTTAGTGGGCAATGTCATGGCTTTGAGGGCGCTGACCAGGAAGAGGAGAAACCGATTGGCCGGCGCCGCCGCTACCCGCAGTCTGCTGGTCAACCTGGCGACCTGTGATACGATGGTGGTGTGTATCTGCATGCCGGTGACTCTGGGTCACCAGGTCTACAACGCCTGGGTGTTTGGGGACTTCATGTGCAGGGCCGTTCCGTTTGTCCAGGCGGTTGCAGTCTCCGCTAGCGTCTTGAGCCTGGCGGTGATAAGCCTGAACCGTTACTACAGTGTGCACAGCCCCCTGCACGCCAGGGCGTTCTTCACCTGGAGAAGGATCTGCTACATGATCGCCGGGGTCTGGCTTCTATCGTCCGGCCTCTGCATGCCCCTCATCTTCATGAATCAGACCGACGAGCTGGTGCTGCTGGACGGCAGGCTGACCATCCCGGTGTGCACAGAGAGTTGGTCCTCGCTGACGCTCAGGCAGGGCTACAACTTCCTGCTGTTCTGCGCCCTCTACGGCTTCCCGGTGCTCTTCAACCTCCTCATCTGCTTCCTGACCGCCCGGCGTCTCTGGAGTAACCAGGACCGATTCCAGGAGGGGAACAAGAGGCAGCTGGTCGCCAGCAGCTCCCGCCTGAAGACCCGCAAGAAGATCGTCAAGATGGTGGTGGCCCTGGTTCTCCTCTTCACCTTGTCCTGGCTGCCCTTCTACGTGATTGACATCTGGATTGACTTCAGCGTTCCCGATGCCCAGCCGGACGGTGCCCACCAGGACTGGGTCCTTCACGTCAGGTCCTTTGCCCAGTGGTTAGGTCTCACCAACTCCAGCCTCAACCCGCTGTGCTACTGCTTCATGGGCAACCTCTGCAGGTCTGTGAAGAGGATCAAGAAAAGCTACAGGGAGCGAATCTCTTCCACCCTCAACCTGAACATGTCTCAGACTCCCTCCAACTCCTCGATGCTGCTGGGTTACCGAGCTGCCAATGACATCCCCAAAACTGACTTCACCAACTGGGCAGGCGGGCCAACCCTCAGCAAAGGGGAAAGTGGATCTTCTGGAACTATGTGCGAGACTGCCTTCGAATAA